From the Candidatus Methylomirabilota bacterium genome, one window contains:
- the metH gene encoding methionine synthase: MSLSERSARLAEELRQRILVLDGAMGTMIQSRGLSAEDFGGARYEGCNEHLNLTRPDVIAAIHDAYLEAGADLISTNTFGCAPYVLAEYDLAARCHDITLAAARLCREAADRASTPHRPRFAIGAMGPGTRTITVTANVSFDEVREGYNRQARALIEGRVDALLLETCQDTLNVKAAAIGVKQAMAEAGVTLPLMISGTVEPMGTMLAGQGVDALYASVEHLGLFSIGLNCATGPEFMTDHLRTLSDVATCFVTVYPNAGLPDEHGHYEETAESLALKMRRFVDESWVNVIGGCCGTTPDHTRALARLVEGRAPRRPPSERAPAVSGVEAVYPSEDVRPIIVGERTNVIGSRRFKELVVEEKFEEASEIGRAQVRGGAQVLDVCLANPDRDEAADVDRFMDFITRKVKAPLMIDSTDAHVLELALRKCQGKALVNSINLEDGEERFERVVPLLHTYGGAVVVGCIDEDKQQGMAVTRQRKLAIAERSHALLTGKYGLPERDLIFDPLVFPVGTGDANYIGSAVETIEGVRSIKARFPRCKTILGISNVSFGLPTAGREVLNAVFLYECTKAGLDYAIVNSERLERYASIPEEERGLALDLIYWRGPDPVAAFAAHFRGRTKTREAAVQLPLDERLARYIVEGSKEGLLDDLALKLEELSALEIINGPLMKGMEEVGRLFNDNQLIVAEVLQSAEAMKAAVAYLEQFMDKDESATRGTIVLATVKGDVHDIGKNLVEIILKNNGYRIVNLGIKVPPEDLIAAYHSHKPDAIGLSGLLVKSAQQMVVTAQDLRAAGVEVPLFVGGAALTRKFTATRIASEYGGLTLYAKDAMDGLDLANRLFSATTRDALVERLRAEQETLRAGAATVEAPAAAAQTAAPRRSSVSRSVPVPTPPDLKLHVLRDVPLGHVFPYLNLQMLLGKHLGVKGSVTRLLEQGDPKVVEINEAVEALERLAIEQHILRADGLYRFYEAGVEGDDLVLLDGGREVGRFRFPRQPAGERLCLSDYVRERGSGEVDYVALFAVTCGAGVRARAERWKEEGQYLRSHALQALAIESAEAFAEMLHARLRTQWGFPDPPGLALSDKLKAHYRGIRVSFGYPACPNLADQRILFDLLQPEQIGLALTDGFMMDPEASVSALVFHHPEAKYFKAD; this comes from the coding sequence ATGAGTCTGTCCGAGCGCTCCGCGCGGCTGGCCGAGGAGTTGAGGCAGCGCATCCTGGTCCTCGATGGGGCCATGGGGACGATGATCCAGTCCCGCGGCCTGTCCGCGGAGGACTTCGGCGGGGCGAGGTACGAGGGCTGCAACGAGCATCTGAACCTCACGCGACCCGATGTCATCGCCGCCATCCACGATGCGTACCTGGAAGCGGGCGCAGACCTGATCTCGACCAACACCTTCGGCTGCGCCCCCTATGTGCTCGCCGAATATGATCTGGCCGCGCGCTGCCACGATATCACCCTGGCTGCGGCCCGCCTGTGCCGCGAGGCGGCGGATCGGGCTTCGACGCCGCACCGCCCGCGGTTCGCGATCGGGGCGATGGGTCCGGGCACTCGCACGATCACGGTCACCGCCAACGTGAGCTTCGATGAGGTGCGCGAGGGCTACAACCGGCAGGCCCGCGCGCTGATCGAGGGTCGCGTGGACGCCCTCCTGCTCGAGACCTGTCAGGACACGCTCAACGTCAAGGCGGCGGCCATCGGGGTCAAGCAGGCGATGGCCGAAGCGGGCGTGACGCTGCCGCTCATGATCAGCGGCACGGTCGAGCCGATGGGCACGATGCTGGCCGGGCAGGGGGTCGATGCCCTGTACGCCTCGGTCGAGCACCTGGGCCTCTTCTCCATCGGGCTGAATTGCGCGACGGGGCCCGAGTTCATGACCGACCACCTGCGGACGCTCTCGGACGTGGCCACCTGCTTCGTGACCGTCTATCCCAACGCGGGGCTGCCCGACGAGCACGGCCACTACGAGGAGACCGCGGAGAGCCTGGCGCTCAAGATGCGCCGCTTCGTGGACGAATCCTGGGTCAACGTGATCGGCGGTTGCTGCGGGACGACCCCGGATCACACGCGCGCGCTGGCCCGCCTCGTCGAGGGCCGGGCCCCGCGACGGCCGCCCTCCGAGCGCGCGCCCGCGGTGAGCGGGGTCGAGGCGGTGTACCCGAGCGAGGACGTGCGCCCGATCATCGTGGGCGAGCGCACCAACGTCATCGGCTCGCGACGGTTCAAAGAGCTGGTCGTCGAGGAGAAGTTCGAGGAGGCCTCCGAGATCGGGCGGGCCCAGGTCCGCGGCGGCGCGCAGGTGCTCGACGTGTGCCTCGCCAACCCGGACCGCGACGAGGCCGCCGACGTCGACCGTTTCATGGACTTCATCACGCGGAAGGTCAAGGCGCCGCTGATGATCGACTCCACGGACGCGCACGTGCTCGAGCTGGCCCTGCGCAAGTGCCAGGGCAAGGCGCTGGTGAACTCCATCAACCTGGAGGACGGCGAGGAGCGCTTCGAGCGGGTGGTGCCGCTGCTGCACACCTACGGCGGCGCGGTGGTGGTGGGCTGCATCGACGAGGACAAGCAGCAGGGCATGGCGGTGACTCGGCAGCGGAAGCTCGCCATCGCCGAGCGCTCCCACGCGCTCCTGACCGGCAAGTACGGCCTGCCCGAGCGCGACCTGATCTTCGACCCGCTGGTGTTCCCGGTGGGCACCGGCGACGCCAACTACATCGGCTCCGCGGTCGAGACCATCGAGGGCGTGCGGTCAATCAAGGCGCGCTTCCCGCGCTGCAAGACCATCCTCGGCATCTCCAACGTGTCGTTCGGCCTGCCCACCGCGGGCCGCGAGGTGCTGAACGCGGTCTTCCTGTACGAGTGCACCAAGGCCGGGCTCGACTACGCCATCGTGAACAGCGAGCGGCTGGAGCGCTACGCCTCGATCCCCGAGGAGGAACGGGGCCTGGCCCTCGACCTGATCTACTGGCGCGGCCCCGATCCGGTGGCCGCGTTCGCGGCGCACTTCCGCGGCCGCACCAAGACGCGGGAGGCCGCGGTCCAGCTGCCGCTGGACGAGCGGCTCGCCCGCTACATCGTCGAGGGCTCGAAGGAGGGGCTGCTGGACGACCTCGCGCTGAAGCTCGAGGAGCTGAGCGCGCTCGAGATCATCAACGGTCCGCTCATGAAGGGCATGGAGGAGGTCGGCCGGCTCTTCAACGACAATCAGCTGATCGTGGCCGAGGTGCTGCAGTCCGCCGAGGCCATGAAGGCGGCGGTGGCCTATCTCGAGCAGTTCATGGACAAGGACGAGAGCGCGACCCGCGGCACGATCGTGCTCGCCACCGTCAAGGGCGACGTCCACGACATCGGCAAGAACCTGGTCGAGATCATCCTCAAGAACAACGGTTACCGGATCGTGAACCTGGGCATCAAGGTGCCGCCCGAGGATCTCATCGCCGCGTACCACAGCCACAAGCCCGACGCCATCGGCCTCTCCGGGCTGCTGGTGAAGTCGGCCCAGCAGATGGTGGTCACCGCCCAGGACCTGCGCGCCGCCGGGGTCGAGGTGCCGCTCTTCGTGGGCGGCGCCGCGCTGACGCGGAAGTTCACCGCCACGCGAATCGCCAGCGAGTACGGCGGGCTCACCCTCTACGCCAAGGACGCGATGGACGGGCTCGACCTGGCCAACCGGCTCTTCAGCGCGACCACGCGCGACGCGCTGGTCGAGCGCCTCCGCGCCGAGCAGGAGACCCTCCGCGCGGGCGCCGCGACCGTCGAGGCACCCGCGGCGGCGGCTCAGACCGCGGCGCCCCGCCGCTCGTCGGTCTCGCGCTCCGTGCCGGTGCCGACGCCGCCGGACCTGAAGCTCCACGTGCTGCGCGACGTGCCGCTCGGCCACGTCTTCCCGTACCTGAATCTGCAGATGCTGCTGGGCAAGCACCTCGGGGTGAAGGGCTCGGTCACCCGCCTCCTGGAGCAGGGCGATCCGAAGGTCGTGGAGATCAACGAGGCGGTGGAGGCGCTCGAGCGCCTGGCCATCGAGCAGCACATCCTGCGGGCCGACGGGCTCTACCGGTTCTACGAGGCCGGCGTCGAGGGCGACGACCTGGTGCTGCTCGACGGCGGCCGCGAGGTCGGCCGCTTCCGCTTCCCGCGCCAGCCCGCCGGCGAGCGGCTCTGCCTGTCGGACTACGTGCGCGAGCGGGGGAGCGGGGAGGTGGACTACGTCGCGCTGTTCGCGGTCACCTGCGGAGCGGGCGTGCGCGCCCGGGCCGAGCGCTGGAAGGAGGAAGGTCAGTACCTCCGCTCACACGCGCTGCAGGCGCTGGCCATCGAGTCCGCGGAGGCCTTCGCGGAGATGCTCCACGCGCGCCTACGCACCCAGTGGGGCTTCCCGGATCCGCCCGGTCTCGCCCTATCGGACAAGCTGAAGGCCCACTACCGCGGCATCCGGGTGTCGTTCGGGTACCCGGCCTGCCCGAACCTGGCCGACCAGCGCATCCTCTTCGATCTGCTGCAGCCCGAGCAGATCGGGCTCGCCCTGACCGACGGCTTCATGATGGATCCCGAGGCCTCGGTCTCCGCGCTGGTCTTCCACCATCCGGAGGCCAAGTACTTCAAGGCCGACTGA
- a CDS encoding AMP-binding protein gives MQTVFEAFVATASAVPAQSFLCVPSAPGRSYHPDGIELTYGAVRDEVLRTKRAYENAGYGHGHRVALLFENRPEFFFHYLALNALGASVVPVNPDYRHDELAYQMDHSEADLAVTISERVGSLEAVAAERARPLPVVDAGAWPASLPRPRPAPRDDAPGLGSETGLLYTSGTTGRPKGCVLSNFYYLNAGDWYRRLGGRLTIEPGRERFLNPLPLFHMNCLAVTATCAILTGNCLILPERFSPRRWWPDAVATRATIIHYLGVMPPLLLNQEPTPEEKAHHVKAGLGAGVEPELHEAFEARFGFPLVEVWGMTETGRIFSDCHEPRAIHTRAFGRPHGGFEARVVDEQDREVARETDGELLVRWGGPEGPRHGFFSGYLRNDAATAEAWRGGWFHTGDVVRQTADGLLIFVDRKKNIIRRSGENIAAAEVEAVLQAHEAVAQVAVLAVPDEIREEEVMACVVPMPGTAVDAALAGRLADFCLERLAYFKAPGWVLFVESLPTTGTQKVQKAQIFPRGEDPRARAGAVDLRERKKRR, from the coding sequence ATGCAGACGGTGTTCGAGGCCTTCGTGGCGACCGCGTCGGCCGTGCCCGCGCAGTCGTTCCTCTGCGTGCCGTCCGCGCCCGGCCGCTCGTACCATCCCGACGGCATCGAGCTGACCTACGGAGCGGTGCGCGACGAGGTGCTTCGCACGAAGCGCGCCTACGAGAACGCGGGCTACGGCCACGGGCATCGCGTCGCGCTGCTCTTCGAGAACCGGCCCGAGTTCTTCTTCCACTACCTGGCGCTGAACGCCCTCGGCGCGAGCGTGGTGCCGGTCAATCCCGACTATCGTCACGACGAGCTGGCCTACCAGATGGATCACTCCGAGGCCGATCTCGCGGTCACGATCTCCGAGCGCGTGGGCTCGCTCGAGGCGGTGGCGGCCGAGCGCGCGCGGCCGCTCCCGGTGGTGGACGCGGGCGCCTGGCCCGCGTCGCTGCCGCGGCCCCGTCCGGCGCCCCGGGACGACGCTCCCGGCCTCGGCAGCGAGACCGGCCTGCTCTACACCTCGGGCACCACCGGGCGGCCCAAGGGCTGCGTGCTGAGCAACTTCTACTACCTGAACGCGGGCGACTGGTATCGCCGCCTCGGCGGACGGCTCACCATCGAGCCCGGCCGCGAGCGGTTCCTCAACCCGCTGCCGCTCTTCCACATGAACTGCCTGGCGGTGACCGCCACGTGCGCGATCCTCACCGGAAACTGTCTGATCCTGCCCGAGCGATTCAGCCCGCGGCGCTGGTGGCCCGACGCGGTGGCCACGCGCGCGACGATCATCCACTACCTGGGCGTGATGCCGCCGCTCCTGCTCAACCAGGAGCCGACCCCGGAAGAGAAGGCGCACCACGTGAAGGCCGGCCTCGGCGCCGGCGTCGAGCCCGAGCTGCACGAGGCCTTCGAGGCGCGCTTCGGATTTCCCCTGGTGGAAGTCTGGGGCATGACCGAGACCGGCCGGATCTTCTCCGACTGCCACGAGCCGCGCGCGATCCATACGCGGGCCTTCGGCCGGCCTCACGGCGGATTCGAGGCGCGGGTGGTGGACGAGCAGGACCGCGAGGTCGCGCGGGAGACGGACGGGGAGCTGCTCGTGCGCTGGGGCGGCCCCGAGGGGCCGCGCCACGGCTTCTTCTCGGGCTATCTCAGGAACGACGCCGCGACCGCCGAGGCGTGGCGGGGCGGGTGGTTCCACACCGGCGACGTCGTGCGCCAGACCGCCGACGGCCTGCTGATCTTCGTCGACCGGAAGAAGAACATCATCCGCCGCTCCGGGGAGAACATCGCGGCCGCCGAGGTCGAGGCGGTCCTGCAGGCCCACGAGGCGGTGGCCCAGGTCGCGGTGCTGGCGGTGCCCGACGAGATCCGCGAGGAGGAGGTCATGGCCTGCGTGGTCCCGATGCCGGGCACCGCCGTCGACGCGGCGCTCGCTGGTCGGCTGGCCGACTTCTGCCTGGAGCGCCTCGCCTACTTCAAGGCCCCCGGCTGGGTGCTGTTCGTCGAGAGCCTGCCGACCACCGGCACCCAGAAGGTGCAGAAGGCCCAGATCTTCCCCCGAGGCGAGGATCCCCGCGCCCGGGCCGGCGCCGTCGACCTCCGCGAGCGGAAGAAGCGCCGCTGA
- a CDS encoding xanthine dehydrogenase family protein molybdopterin-binding subunit → MDTPIGSPLRRREDERFVTGRGRYVEDLRFPGMLHAAFVRSPHAHARVRAIDTKAAAAVPSVVAVYTARDLPECARPIPPSMAPPAGFRPTTQPVFGDPLVRYVGEVVAAVIAEDAYAAADAAAAVVVDYEPLPAAGTLERALAPGAPRVFDGWPDNVAGLSTARVGDASSALAGADLVVEARLGIGRVHGVPIETRGIVATPEGPDGRFTLWTSSQSPYGLRGVIAGMLGVAEEQVRVAVVDTGGGFGIKGHAYSEDLIVAAAARRLGRPVKWAESRREHFLTASPDRGQRHVARMGLTRDGTIAAVTTSFSREHGAYMSSGEVVTRNTINHLPGPYRIPNLEVSAANVVTNAVFGAAYRGSGRPEANFVVERLLDRGARALGLDPAEVRRRNMIRPDEMPYRTGLVYRDGTPVAYDPADYVGSFDRLLADFEYDTWRRRQGESAGGARPIGVGLAAYVQGTGVGPFESADVRIDSTGTVHVYIGVSSQGQSHETTMAQIAAAELGVDPDRVFVIAADTTRLPYGNGTGGSRVAANAGPSVARTAREVAGKARVVASEMLECAPADVVLAGGRAHVAGLPERGVALGDLSRAAVRNKTLLRESRPGLQACGYFAPETVTFAFGAQACALEVDVETGRVRILKYLAVHDCGRAINPVVVDGQLHGGLAGGIGTALMEDLLYDDQGQLLTGSLMDYAIPAAADLPAFETRILAFPSTRNDLGIKGVGESAIIAPPAAIANAVEDALHSRGASVLEVPVTPARVWEALRRGA, encoded by the coding sequence ATGGACACGCCGATCGGCTCCCCGCTGCGCCGCAGGGAAGACGAGCGCTTCGTCACCGGCCGCGGCCGCTACGTGGAAGACCTCCGCTTCCCCGGCATGCTGCACGCCGCGTTCGTGCGCAGCCCCCACGCGCACGCGCGTGTTCGCGCCATCGACACGAAGGCCGCCGCCGCGGTGCCCTCCGTCGTCGCGGTCTACACCGCGCGCGATCTGCCGGAGTGCGCCCGGCCCATTCCGCCCTCGATGGCGCCGCCCGCCGGGTTCCGGCCGACCACCCAGCCGGTCTTCGGCGATCCGCTGGTCCGCTACGTCGGCGAGGTGGTGGCCGCGGTGATCGCCGAGGATGCCTACGCGGCCGCGGATGCGGCGGCGGCGGTCGTGGTGGACTACGAGCCCCTGCCTGCCGCCGGCACCCTGGAGCGCGCGCTCGCGCCGGGCGCGCCGCGGGTCTTCGACGGGTGGCCCGACAACGTGGCCGGGCTCTCGACCGCGCGCGTGGGCGACGCGTCGTCGGCGCTCGCCGGCGCCGACCTCGTGGTGGAGGCGCGGCTCGGCATCGGGCGGGTCCACGGTGTGCCGATCGAGACGCGGGGGATCGTGGCCACACCGGAGGGCCCGGACGGCCGCTTCACGCTCTGGACATCCAGCCAGAGCCCGTACGGGCTCCGAGGGGTCATCGCGGGAATGCTCGGAGTGGCCGAGGAGCAGGTGCGCGTCGCGGTGGTCGACACCGGCGGCGGCTTCGGCATAAAGGGTCACGCGTATTCCGAGGATCTGATCGTCGCGGCCGCGGCCCGGCGGCTCGGCCGGCCGGTGAAATGGGCGGAGTCGCGCCGCGAGCACTTCCTCACCGCATCGCCCGACCGCGGACAGCGCCACGTGGCCCGGATGGGGCTCACGCGTGACGGGACGATCGCCGCGGTGACGACCAGCTTCAGCCGGGAGCATGGGGCGTACATGTCGAGCGGCGAGGTGGTGACGCGCAACACGATCAACCACCTGCCCGGGCCCTATCGCATCCCGAACCTCGAGGTCAGCGCCGCCAACGTGGTGACCAACGCGGTCTTCGGCGCCGCGTATCGAGGCTCGGGACGGCCCGAGGCCAACTTCGTCGTGGAGCGGCTGCTCGACCGAGGAGCCCGGGCGCTCGGCCTCGATCCGGCCGAGGTGCGGCGACGGAACATGATCCGTCCCGACGAGATGCCGTACCGCACCGGGCTGGTCTATCGCGATGGGACGCCGGTGGCCTACGATCCGGCCGACTACGTCGGCAGCTTCGACCGGCTGCTCGCCGACTTCGAGTACGACACGTGGCGCCGGCGCCAGGGCGAGAGCGCGGGCGGGGCGCGGCCGATCGGGGTGGGGCTGGCGGCCTACGTGCAGGGCACCGGGGTGGGGCCGTTCGAGAGCGCCGACGTGCGCATCGACTCGACCGGCACGGTGCACGTCTACATCGGCGTCTCCTCGCAGGGCCAGTCGCACGAGACCACCATGGCGCAGATCGCGGCCGCCGAGCTCGGCGTGGATCCCGACCGCGTGTTCGTGATCGCGGCCGACACCACGCGCCTGCCCTACGGCAACGGCACCGGCGGCAGCCGGGTGGCCGCGAACGCGGGACCGTCGGTGGCGCGCACCGCGCGCGAGGTGGCGGGCAAGGCGCGGGTGGTCGCCTCCGAGATGCTGGAGTGCGCGCCGGCCGACGTGGTGCTGGCGGGCGGGCGGGCGCACGTGGCCGGGCTGCCCGAGCGCGGGGTGGCACTGGGCGATCTGTCGCGCGCGGCGGTGCGGAACAAGACGCTGCTGCGGGAGTCGCGCCCGGGGCTGCAGGCGTGCGGCTATTTCGCCCCGGAGACGGTGACCTTCGCGTTCGGAGCCCAGGCGTGCGCGCTGGAGGTGGACGTGGAGACCGGGCGCGTGCGGATCTTGAAGTATCTGGCCGTGCACGACTGCGGGCGGGCCATCAATCCGGTGGTGGTGGACGGCCAGCTGCACGGGGGGCTGGCCGGGGGCATCGGGACCGCGCTCATGGAGGACCTGCTCTACGACGACCAGGGACAGCTGCTCACCGGCAGCCTGATGGACTACGCGATCCCGGCCGCCGCCGATCTGCCCGCCTTCGAGACGCGGATCCTGGCGTTCCCTTCCACGCGCAACGACCTGGGGATCAAGGGCGTGGGCGAGAGCGCGATCATCGCGCCGCCCGCGGCCATCGCCAATGCGGTCGAGGACGCGCTGCATTCCCGCGGGGCCTCGGTCCTCGAGGTGCCCGTCACGCCGGCGCGCGTGTGGGAGGCGCTGAGGCGGGGCGCGTAG
- a CDS encoding zinc ribbon domain-containing protein, with the protein MEIAIVAALLGLIPATIAHKKGRRFAPWWLYGFLLFIVALPHALLLKSGLEQIEVQPAARGLKKCPFCAEMIKPDARVCRFCGRDLPA; encoded by the coding sequence ATGGAGATCGCGATCGTCGCGGCCCTGCTCGGCCTCATCCCCGCGACGATCGCCCACAAGAAGGGCCGGCGGTTCGCGCCGTGGTGGCTCTACGGGTTCCTGCTCTTCATCGTGGCCCTGCCGCACGCGCTCCTGCTCAAGTCGGGCTTGGAGCAGATCGAGGTTCAGCCGGCCGCGCGGGGCCTCAAGAAATGCCCGTTCTGCGCCGAGATGATCAAGCCCGACGCCCGGGTCTGCCGGTTCTGCGGACGTGATCTCCCCGCCTAG